In Staphylococcus lloydii, the following proteins share a genomic window:
- the nrdE gene encoding class 1b ribonucleoside-diphosphate reductase subunit alpha, whose protein sequence is MKTIDEKKYNHIELNNEVTKRKENGFFNLEKDQEALAVYLEEIHDKTIYFDTEIERLHYLVDNDFYFDVFEKYSEADLEEVTAYARSFDFKFASYMSASKFFKDYALKTNDKQQYLEDYNQHVAIVSLYLANGDKKTAKQFISAMIEQRYQPATPTFLNAGRARRGELVSCFLLEVDDSLNSINFIDATAKQLSKIGGGVAINLSKLRARGEAIKGIKGVAKGVLPVAKSLEGGFSYADQLGQRPGAGAVYLNIFHYDVEEFLDTKKVNADEDLRLSTISTGLIVPAKFFELAKEGKDFHMFAPHTIYNEYGVTLDDIDLDAYYDELVANPNVDKKKKDAREMLNTIAQTQLQSGYPYLMFKDNANKVHANSNIGQIKMSNLCTEIFQLQETSIINDYGTEDEIKRDISCNLGSLNIVNVMESGKFRDSVHTGMDALTVVSDEANIKNAPGVRKANSELHSVGLGVMNLHGYLAKNKINYESEEAKDFANTFFMIMNYYSLERSMEIAKERGEVYKDFDQSDYANGKYFDFYTSQSFEPKYDKVSRLFDGLEIPTPEDWKALQQKVEAHGLFHAYRLAIAPTQSISYVQNATSSVMPIVDQIERRTYGNAETFYPMPFLSPETMWYYKSAFNTDQMKLIDLVSTIQTHVDQGISTILYVNSEISTRELSRLYVYAHHKGLKSLYYTRNKLLSVEECTSCAI, encoded by the coding sequence ATGAAGACTATAGACGAGAAGAAATACAATCATATTGAATTAAATAATGAAGTTACGAAACGTAAAGAGAATGGCTTTTTTAATTTAGAGAAAGATCAAGAAGCCTTAGCGGTATATTTAGAAGAAATACATGACAAAACAATTTACTTTGATACTGAAATTGAACGTCTTCATTATTTAGTAGATAATGATTTTTATTTTGATGTATTTGAAAAATATTCAGAAGCAGATCTAGAAGAAGTAACAGCATATGCACGTAGCTTCGATTTCAAATTTGCTAGTTACATGTCTGCAAGTAAATTTTTCAAAGACTATGCATTGAAAACAAACGACAAACAACAATATTTAGAAGACTACAACCAACACGTAGCCATTGTATCTTTATATTTAGCAAATGGTGACAAAAAGACTGCTAAACAATTCATCTCAGCAATGATTGAACAACGTTATCAACCTGCAACACCTACATTTTTAAATGCTGGTCGTGCGCGCCGTGGTGAACTTGTTTCTTGTTTCCTACTTGAAGTAGACGACAGTTTGAATTCTATTAATTTTATCGATGCTACAGCTAAACAGTTAAGTAAAATTGGCGGTGGCGTTGCAATTAACTTATCTAAATTACGTGCACGTGGAGAAGCGATTAAAGGCATCAAGGGTGTAGCTAAAGGTGTATTACCAGTCGCTAAGTCACTTGAAGGTGGTTTTAGTTATGCAGATCAGCTTGGACAACGTCCTGGTGCGGGTGCAGTATACTTAAATATTTTCCATTATGATGTGGAAGAATTTTTAGATACTAAAAAAGTAAATGCTGACGAAGACTTAAGATTATCTACAATTTCAACTGGCTTAATCGTACCTGCTAAATTCTTTGAATTAGCTAAAGAAGGTAAAGACTTCCATATGTTTGCACCACATACTATATATAATGAATACGGTGTAACTTTAGATGACATCGATTTAGATGCTTATTACGATGAACTTGTAGCTAACCCTAATGTAGACAAAAAGAAAAAAGACGCACGTGAAATGTTAAATACAATTGCTCAAACACAATTGCAATCAGGTTATCCTTATTTAATGTTTAAAGACAATGCGAATAAGGTCCACGCTAACTCTAATATTGGCCAAATTAAAATGAGTAACTTATGTACCGAAATTTTCCAATTACAAGAAACTTCTATAATTAATGATTATGGTACAGAAGACGAAATTAAACGTGACATTTCATGTAATTTAGGTTCATTAAACATTGTTAATGTGATGGAATCTGGTAAATTTAGAGATTCAGTACACACTGGTATGGACGCATTAACGGTTGTAAGTGACGAAGCAAATATAAAAAATGCGCCAGGCGTAAGAAAGGCTAATAGTGAATTACATTCAGTTGGTCTTGGTGTCATGAACTTACATGGTTATTTAGCGAAAAATAAAATTAATTACGAATCAGAAGAAGCAAAAGATTTTGCTAATACATTCTTTATGATTATGAACTATTATTCTCTTGAACGTTCAATGGAAATAGCAAAAGAACGTGGCGAGGTCTATAAAGATTTTGATCAATCAGATTACGCTAATGGAAAATATTTTGACTTTTATACATCTCAATCATTTGAACCAAAATATGACAAAGTTAGTAGATTATTTGATGGTTTAGAAATACCAACGCCTGAAGATTGGAAAGCTTTACAACAAAAAGTCGAAGCACATGGTTTATTCCATGCTTATCGTCTAGCTATTGCACCAACGCAAAGTATTTCTTATGTACAAAATGCGACAAGTTCTGTAATGCCAATCGTTGATCAAATTGAACGTCGTACTTACGGCAATGCCGAAACATTTTACCCTATGCCTTTCTTATCACCAGAAACAATGTGGTATTACAAATCAGCGTTCAATACTGATCAAATGAAGCTTATTGATTTAGTTTCTACTATACAAACTCACGTAGACCAAGGCATTTCTACAATTTTATATGTAAATTCTGAGATTTCTACACGTGAGCTGTCTAGATTATATGTGTATGCACACCATAAAGGTCTTAAATCGCTATATTATACGCGTAATAAATTATTAAGCGTTGAAGAGTGTACAAGCTGTGCAATTTAA
- the nrdI gene encoding class Ib ribonucleoside-diphosphate reductase assembly flavoprotein NrdI: protein MKVVFFSFSGNVKRFINKAEITNTMEITQTNCSERIDEPFILVTGTIGFGEVPQPVQSFLDMNGDLLKAVAASGNRNWGQNFAKAGRSIAESYQVPLLIKFEVQGTSNDVEQFKDKVGQFYEDYRREEIQSY from the coding sequence ATGAAAGTCGTATTCTTTTCATTTTCGGGTAATGTCAAAAGATTTATCAACAAAGCAGAAATAACAAACACTATGGAGATTACACAAACGAATTGTTCAGAACGTATTGATGAACCTTTCATTTTGGTCACTGGGACAATAGGATTTGGCGAGGTTCCTCAACCAGTACAGTCATTTTTAGATATGAACGGCGACTTATTAAAAGCCGTAGCCGCAAGCGGAAATCGCAATTGGGGTCAAAATTTTGCCAAGGCCGGACGTAGTATAGCTGAAAGCTATCAAGTACCGTTATTAATAAAGTTTGAAGTACAAGGTACATCCAATGATGTAGAACAATTTAAGGATAAGGTGGGGCAATTCTATGAAGACTATAGACGAGAAGAAATACAATCATATTGA
- a CDS encoding DMT family transporter, translating to MNPKVKGIIAILISAIGFSFMSVFFRLAGDLPVFQKSLARNLVSLFIPLYFIIKYKQPLFGKLSSQPLLISRSTLGLIGVLLNIFAIDHMVLSDADTLMKLNPFWTILLSLIFLNEKVRNYQIIAMIIAIGGMLFVVKPEFSSAMIPGVGGLLSGIFAASAYTCVRALSTREAPYTIVFYFSLFSVVVLIPFTIFTYEPMTWLQVLYLVGAGLSAAVGQIGITLAYSYAPAKDISIFTYASIIFTAFFGLIIFGESPDLYAVLGYIIIIGASYYMFEKARRQNSAAAKENQGK from the coding sequence ATGAATCCAAAAGTAAAAGGTATCATTGCTATATTAATTTCTGCAATTGGCTTCAGTTTTATGTCTGTATTTTTTAGATTAGCCGGAGATCTTCCTGTTTTCCAGAAATCACTTGCCAGAAATTTAGTATCATTATTTATACCTTTATATTTCATAATTAAATACAAGCAACCTCTATTTGGTAAATTAAGTAGTCAGCCGTTGTTAATTTCTCGTTCGACACTTGGTCTAATTGGTGTACTTTTAAATATTTTTGCAATTGACCATATGGTACTAAGTGATGCCGACACATTAATGAAGTTAAATCCATTCTGGACGATTTTACTTAGTTTAATTTTCTTAAATGAAAAGGTCCGAAATTATCAAATCATTGCGATGATTATTGCGATTGGTGGTATGCTTTTCGTAGTCAAACCTGAATTCTCATCCGCTATGATTCCGGGAGTCGGCGGCCTATTATCTGGTATTTTTGCCGCAAGTGCTTATACATGTGTTCGTGCTTTAAGTACGCGCGAAGCACCATATACGATTGTATTCTACTTTTCATTGTTCTCAGTAGTAGTACTTATTCCATTTACAATTTTCACATATGAACCTATGACTTGGTTACAAGTACTTTATCTAGTAGGCGCTGGTTTATCTGCTGCTGTAGGTCAAATAGGTATTACATTGGCATATAGTTACGCACCAGCAAAAGATATTTCAATCTTCACTTATGCGTCAATCATCTTTACTGCCTTTTTCGGTTTAATTATCTTTGGGGAATCTCCAGATTTATATGCGGTGCTAGGTTATATCATCATTATTGGTGCAAGTTACTATATGTTCGAAAAAGCACGACGACAAAACAGTGCTGCCGCTAAAGAAAATCAAGGTAAGTAA
- the queF gene encoding preQ(1) synthase, with protein sequence MAQGRNNEELQDITLLGNQNNKYDFDYSPEVLESFDNKHQGRDYFVKFNCPEFTSLCPITGQPDFATIYISYIPNIKMVESKSLKLYLFSFRNHGDFHEDCMNIIMNDLIDLMDPHYIEVWGKFTPRGGISIDPYTNYGRPNSKYEQMAEHRLMNHDLYPEKIDNR encoded by the coding sequence ATGGCACAAGGCCGAAATAATGAAGAATTACAAGATATAACACTTTTAGGTAATCAAAATAACAAATATGACTTTGATTATAGCCCTGAAGTATTAGAATCATTTGATAACAAACATCAAGGACGAGATTATTTTGTAAAATTTAACTGTCCTGAATTCACGTCTTTATGCCCTATCACAGGACAACCTGATTTTGCTACCATTTATATCTCATATATACCTAATATTAAAATGGTAGAGTCTAAATCTTTAAAGCTTTACTTGTTTAGCTTTAGAAATCACGGTGATTTCCATGAAGATTGTATGAACATTATCATGAATGATTTAATTGATTTGATGGACCCTCATTATATAGAAGTTTGGGGGAAATTCACTCCTCGTGGAGGCATTTCAATTGATCCTTACACAAATTATGGCAGACCTAATAGTAAATATGAACAAATGGCAGAGCATCGCTTAATGAACCATGACTTATATCCAGAAAAAATAGATAATCGTTAA
- a CDS encoding peptide MFS transporter: protein MRKISYSHEEIMKSTPRTGFFGHPKGLSTLFFTEFWERFSYYGMKAILVYYLYYSVAKGGFGLDEGVALQIVAIYGALIYMSGVIGGWIADRITGTQHALFYGGILIMIGHIILSLPNNLTFVMVALLFIILGTGLLKPNISTTVGELYDRNDVRTDSAFTIFYMGINLGGLLAPLITGYLQSRIGFHAGFLIAAIGMFCGLVVFALRRKNTLGLAGLNVPNPLTKPEIKRFSMLCGLVIILFLGYLLVLKLNNALTLENFSLLVTIIGIVLPIAIFINMIASKDVTKEEKSRVYSYIPLYIASVAFWMIQEQGSTVLASFADKKTQLEMSALTNGLIDFSIPAAWAQSLNPIFIVVLAPVFATLWVKLGKRNPPTVHKFAYGTIIAGLSYLVMIIPLAAGVELINPLWLVLSFLLITIGELCISPVGLSTSTKLAPLSFTARMMSLWLLSNATAQGINAQLVVVYTKMHQSDYFMYSGAFAVAIGVILLILSPIVKRAMKGVY from the coding sequence ATGAGGAAAATTAGTTATTCACATGAGGAAATAATGAAAAGTACGCCAAGAACAGGATTTTTCGGACATCCGAAAGGACTAAGTACTTTATTCTTTACTGAGTTTTGGGAGAGATTCAGTTACTATGGAATGAAAGCAATACTTGTTTATTATTTATACTACAGCGTTGCAAAAGGCGGATTTGGCCTAGATGAAGGTGTAGCACTGCAAATTGTTGCCATCTATGGCGCCTTGATTTATATGTCGGGAGTAATTGGTGGATGGATTGCCGACCGTATCACAGGTACCCAACATGCCCTCTTCTACGGCGGAATATTGATTATGATTGGTCATATTATTTTGTCGTTACCGAACAATTTGACGTTCGTAATGGTCGCCCTACTCTTTATCATTTTAGGTACCGGCTTATTAAAACCTAATATTTCTACTACTGTAGGTGAACTATATGACCGTAACGACGTACGTACAGATTCAGCATTTACTATATTCTATATGGGTATTAACTTAGGTGGTTTACTTGCACCATTAATTACTGGTTATTTACAATCAAGAATCGGTTTCCATGCTGGATTTTTAATTGCAGCTATTGGTATGTTTTGTGGTTTAGTTGTCTTTGCACTTCGACGTAAAAACACGTTAGGCTTAGCCGGATTAAATGTCCCTAACCCATTAACAAAACCTGAAATCAAACGTTTCAGCATGTTATGTGGTTTAGTTATTATTCTATTTTTAGGTTATTTACTTGTATTAAAATTAAACAATGCTTTAACATTAGAAAACTTTAGTTTACTCGTAACTATTATTGGTATCGTATTACCAATTGCTATTTTTATAAATATGATAGCAAGTAAAGATGTTACTAAAGAAGAAAAATCTCGTGTATATAGTTACATACCATTATATATTGCGTCTGTAGCATTTTGGATGATTCAAGAACAAGGTTCTACTGTTTTAGCTAGCTTTGCAGATAAAAAGACACAGTTAGAAATGTCAGCACTGACAAACGGCTTGATTGATTTCTCTATACCGGCAGCTTGGGCACAATCGCTTAATCCTATATTTATCGTAGTGTTAGCACCTGTATTCGCTACGCTTTGGGTAAAATTAGGTAAACGTAACCCGCCTACAGTACATAAATTTGCTTACGGTACGATTATCGCTGGTTTATCTTACTTAGTAATGATCATACCATTAGCAGCGGGTGTAGAATTAATTAACCCATTATGGTTAGTATTAAGCTTCTTACTTATTACAATTGGTGAACTTTGTATCTCACCAGTCGGCTTATCAACTTCTACAAAACTAGCGCCATTAAGCTTTACGGCGCGTATGATGAGTTTATGGTTGTTGAGTAATGCGACAGCTCAAGGTATCAATGCACAACTTGTTGTCGTTTATACTAAGATGCATCAAAGTGATTACTTCATGTACTCAGGTGCATTTGCAGTAGCGATCGGTGTCATCCTTTTAATTCTTTCACCAATCGTGAAACGTGCTATGAAAGGCGTATACTAA
- a CDS encoding peptide MFS transporter — protein sequence MQSDSTYKQQLDGIPQKGFFGHPRGLGVLFFVEFWERFSYYGMRALLIFYMYYSLKDGGLGIDETTAQSIMAVYGSLIFMTSVLGGWVADRITGTRQATILGGVLIIVGHICLSLPIGLTGLFISMFFIIVGSGLMKPNISNIVGRLYPEDDKRMDAGFVIFYMAVNSGALVAPFILNQFIHGGNFHIGFSIAAFGMFLGLIWYMLFNRKNLGHVGMSPTNPLTQDERKKYISLFSGIIALIIIVVVIAALTHTLSFNLVSYTVLVLGIALPIAYFVIMIRSKEVTDDERSRVYAFIPLFILGVLFWSIQEQGSNVLNLYAIKQSDMSLNIFGWHTPFGKTIFQSINPLFIILLAPVVSILWKKLGTKQPSLPTKFVLGAILAGVSYLLVAAIGHASGATHFSVNWVILSYVICVVGELFLSPTGSSAAVKLAPKAFNSQMMSLWLLTNATAQAINGTLVKLRAPLGDTNYFLFLGIITVVISIIITAFIPKIVKGMRGIK from the coding sequence ATGCAGAGCGATAGCACATACAAACAACAGCTTGACGGGATTCCACAGAAAGGTTTCTTTGGACATCCAAGAGGATTAGGCGTACTATTTTTCGTCGAATTTTGGGAGCGCTTTAGTTATTACGGCATGCGTGCGTTACTAATCTTTTATATGTACTATAGTCTTAAAGATGGTGGGCTAGGTATCGATGAAACAACTGCTCAATCGATCATGGCTGTCTATGGTTCATTAATATTTATGACTTCTGTTCTGGGTGGTTGGGTAGCCGACCGTATTACCGGAACTCGACAGGCAACCATCCTCGGTGGTGTACTCATCATCGTCGGTCATATTTGTTTAAGTTTACCAATTGGACTTACTGGCTTATTCATATCTATGTTCTTTATTATCGTTGGTTCTGGACTTATGAAACCAAATATTTCAAATATTGTGGGTCGTCTATACCCAGAAGATGATAAAAGAATGGATGCAGGATTTGTAATTTTCTATATGGCTGTAAATAGTGGTGCCTTAGTTGCCCCATTCATTCTTAACCAATTTATCCATGGTGGTAATTTCCATATTGGTTTCTCAATCGCAGCTTTCGGTATGTTTTTAGGATTAATTTGGTATATGTTATTTAACCGTAAAAATTTAGGACATGTGGGCATGTCACCAACAAACCCATTGACTCAAGATGAACGAAAAAAATACATAAGCCTATTCTCTGGAATAATCGCACTTATTATTATCGTAGTTGTAATTGCTGCTTTGACACATACATTATCATTTAATTTAGTAAGTTATACAGTGCTCGTATTAGGTATCGCTTTACCTATCGCTTATTTTGTTATTATGATTCGTAGTAAAGAAGTAACCGACGACGAACGTTCAAGAGTTTACGCATTTATTCCTTTATTTATATTGGGTGTACTATTTTGGTCAATCCAAGAACAAGGTTCAAACGTGTTAAATTTATACGCAATCAAACAGTCTGATATGTCACTAAATATTTTTGGATGGCATACACCATTCGGTAAAACTATTTTCCAATCAATTAACCCATTATTTATCATTCTGTTGGCACCTGTTGTTTCAATTTTATGGAAAAAACTTGGTACTAAACAACCAAGCCTTCCTACTAAATTCGTTTTAGGTGCAATACTAGCGGGTGTTTCTTATTTACTTGTCGCCGCTATTGGTCACGCTTCAGGCGCAACACACTTTAGTGTAAACTGGGTTATCTTATCTTATGTAATTTGTGTAGTTGGGGAATTATTCCTATCACCAACAGGTAGCAGTGCTGCAGTTAAATTGGCACCAAAAGCATTTAACTCACAAATGATGAGTTTATGGTTATTAACTAATGCCACTGCACAAGCCATCAATGGTACTTTAGTGAAATTAAGAGCACCATTAGGCGATACAAATTACTTCTTATTCTTAGGGATTATCACGGTAGTAATCAGTATTATCATCACTGCCTTTATACCTAAAATTGTTAAAGGTATGCGTGGCATTAAATAA
- a CDS encoding diacylglycerol/lipid kinase family protein: MTQKYNHGVLFYHEHSGIKNIYEGLGEVAKSLTTICKHLSIQLSEEEGNIITFCKSIKSQQYSDDVDIIFILGGDGSVNELINGVMQHDLNIPIGIIPGGTFNDFTKTLNLNNDFRIASQQITKTELKSYDVMKVNDRYALNFVGLGLIVQNALNVQDGNKDLFGKLSYVSSTMKTLVDPVKFKYKLKVDGKELSDESSMILVANGPFIGGNRIPLTDLAPDDGYLNTFIFDDQKFNIFTDVFKQRDSLNWNNMTKGITHLPAKEITIETDKTHKVDIDGEIALTTPLNIQILPQAIKILTLIEESANN, from the coding sequence ATGACTCAAAAATATAATCATGGCGTATTATTTTACCATGAACATTCCGGTATTAAAAATATATACGAAGGCTTAGGAGAAGTTGCTAAATCTTTAACTACTATTTGTAAACACTTATCTATACAGCTAAGTGAAGAAGAAGGCAATATCATAACATTTTGTAAATCAATCAAATCACAACAATATAGTGATGATGTAGATATTATTTTCATTCTTGGTGGTGATGGTAGCGTTAATGAATTAATCAACGGTGTGATGCAGCATGACTTAAACATCCCTATTGGCATTATCCCAGGTGGCACGTTCAATGATTTTACTAAAACATTGAATTTAAATAATGACTTTAGAATTGCTAGTCAACAAATAACAAAAACTGAATTAAAATCATATGATGTTATGAAAGTTAATGACCGTTACGCCTTAAATTTCGTAGGTCTGGGTTTAATCGTACAGAACGCGTTAAATGTCCAAGATGGCAACAAAGACTTATTCGGCAAATTAAGTTATGTAAGTTCGACAATGAAAACGCTCGTGGATCCTGTGAAATTTAAGTACAAACTTAAAGTAGATGGTAAAGAACTAAGTGATGAATCTTCAATGATATTAGTAGCAAACGGACCATTTATTGGCGGTAATCGTATTCCACTAACTGATTTAGCACCAGACGATGGCTATTTAAATACTTTTATTTTTGATGACCAAAAATTTAATATCTTTACTGACGTATTTAAACAACGTGATAGTTTAAATTGGAACAATATGACAAAAGGTATCACGCATTTACCTGCAAAAGAAATTACTATAGAAACTGACAAGACACATAAAGTAGATATCGATGGTGAAATAGCATTAACGACACCATTAAATATTCAAATCTTGCCACAAGCCATTAAGATATTGACACTTATTGAGGAATCAGCCAATAATTAA
- a CDS encoding 5' nucleotidase, NT5C type, translated as MTRESIAIDMDEVLADTVGSLIEHVNDRMDLSITYDMLEGKKLRHAMPEHDGLLTEILREPGFFRQLEVMSNAQEVVKKLTVHYDVYIATAAMDVPTSFHDKYEWLRQYFPFLDPQHFVFCGRKDIVKADYLIDDNPRQLSIFTGKPIMYTASHNVDDNRFARVNSWEDVEDYFLGNK; from the coding sequence ATGACTAGAGAATCAATTGCAATTGATATGGATGAAGTATTAGCAGATACTGTAGGGTCACTTATTGAACATGTGAATGACCGTATGGATTTAAGTATCACTTATGATATGTTGGAAGGTAAGAAATTACGTCATGCTATGCCTGAACACGATGGATTATTAACTGAAATATTAAGAGAGCCAGGCTTTTTCAGACAGCTTGAAGTGATGTCTAACGCACAAGAAGTAGTTAAAAAGCTAACTGTCCATTATGATGTATATATTGCTACAGCAGCGATGGATGTACCAACGTCATTCCATGACAAGTATGAGTGGTTAAGACAATATTTTCCGTTTTTAGACCCACAACATTTTGTATTTTGTGGACGTAAAGACATAGTCAAAGCAGACTATTTAATTGACGATAATCCTAGACAATTAAGTATTTTTACAGGTAAACCTATTATGTACACAGCTTCTCATAATGTAGATGATAATAGATTTGCACGAGTTAATAGTTGGGAAGATGTAGAAGATTATTTCTTGGGAAATAAATAA
- the hisC gene encoding histidinol-phosphate transaminase, with protein MKKQIEQLSAYQPGLSPRALKEAYGIEGELYKLASNENLHGPSPKVKEAITAHLDELYYYPETGSPLLREAISNELNIDESRILFGAGLDEVILMISRAVLTPGDNIVTSEMTFGQYTHNAVVEAAEVKQVPLNNGHFDLEGILNAVDEHTKLIWLCNPNNPTGTYFTHEELKHFLNEAPSNIPVLIDEAYAEFVTADDFPNSLALQQEHANAFLLRTFSKAYGLAGLRVGYVIAAKEAIEKWNIIRPPFNVGRLSEYAALAAFEDQAYLKSITDYNAKEREKFYAIPQSEHFYPSQTNFVFVNTNRPDALYEELLKVGCITRPFPNGVRITIGFPEQNDKMIEVLTSFDY; from the coding sequence ATGAAAAAACAAATAGAACAACTATCAGCTTATCAACCAGGTTTGTCGCCACGTGCGCTTAAAGAGGCTTATGGCATTGAAGGAGAATTGTATAAATTAGCTTCAAATGAAAACCTGCATGGACCTTCACCAAAAGTGAAAGAAGCGATTACTGCACACCTAGATGAATTATATTACTATCCTGAAACAGGGTCTCCGTTATTAAGAGAAGCAATAAGTAATGAATTAAATATCGATGAAAGCCGTATTTTATTTGGAGCAGGCTTAGATGAAGTTATTTTAATGATTTCAAGAGCTGTACTGACTCCTGGAGATAATATTGTAACGAGTGAAATGACATTCGGCCAATATACGCATAATGCAGTTGTCGAAGCGGCAGAAGTCAAACAAGTCCCTTTAAATAATGGTCATTTTGATTTAGAAGGTATTTTAAATGCAGTAGATGAACATACGAAATTAATATGGTTGTGTAATCCTAACAATCCCACAGGTACATATTTTACGCATGAAGAGTTGAAACATTTCTTGAATGAAGCACCTAGCAATATACCGGTACTCATTGATGAAGCATACGCAGAATTTGTAACCGCTGATGATTTCCCAAATTCATTAGCATTACAGCAAGAACATGCTAATGCCTTTTTACTTAGAACATTTTCAAAAGCTTACGGTTTAGCTGGCTTACGCGTAGGCTATGTCATTGCAGCTAAAGAAGCTATAGAAAAATGGAACATTATAAGACCACCATTTAATGTAGGTCGTTTATCAGAGTATGCAGCATTAGCCGCGTTTGAAGATCAAGCATATCTTAAATCTATAACTGACTATAATGCTAAAGAGAGAGAAAAGTTCTATGCTATTCCTCAGAGCGAGCATTTCTATCCAAGTCAAACGAATTTTGTATTTGTAAATACTAATCGTCCGGACGCTTTATATGAGGAACTTCTTAAAGTAGGATGTATCACAAGACCATTCCCAAATGGAGTTAGAATAACGATTGGTTTTCCTGAACAAAATGATAAAATGATAGAAGTATTAACATCTTTCGATTACTAA